A single Cellulomonas sp. SLBN-39 DNA region contains:
- a CDS encoding alcohol dehydrogenase catalytic domain-containing protein, which yields MRALTWQGREQVAVEDVPDPRIEEPTDAVVRVTSTAICGSDLHLYSVLGPYLKPGDVLGHETMGVVEEVGPQAAGRLSVGDRVVVPFGIACGTCFMCTRGLQSQCETTQVREQGKGAALFGYTSLYGSVPGGQAQYLRVPQAQYGPVVVPADGRPDEAYLYLSDVLPTAWQAVVNADVPPGGTVVVVGLGPIGQMAARIARHRGAGRVVGIDGVPERLAMAQRHGVETIDAAATDDVVAAVKDLTQGRGADGVVEAVGMEAHGSPVFAAGQKVAGLLPDALAQKFMEKAGVDRMAAMQTAIGAARRGGTVSVVGVYGGAVDPFPMMDVFDRQLTFRFGQANVRRWTDELLPLVTDDADPLGVLDLRTHRVPLEQAPAAYDMFQRKSDGCVKVVLDPAA from the coding sequence GTGGCGGTCGAGGACGTGCCCGACCCCCGCATCGAGGAGCCGACGGACGCGGTGGTCCGCGTGACGTCGACGGCGATCTGCGGCTCCGACCTGCACCTGTACTCGGTCCTCGGGCCGTACCTGAAGCCCGGCGACGTGCTGGGCCACGAGACGATGGGCGTCGTCGAGGAGGTCGGCCCGCAGGCCGCGGGGCGGCTGAGCGTGGGCGACCGCGTGGTCGTCCCGTTCGGCATCGCGTGCGGCACGTGCTTCATGTGCACCCGCGGGCTGCAGTCCCAGTGCGAGACGACGCAGGTCCGCGAGCAGGGCAAGGGCGCAGCGCTGTTCGGGTACACGTCGCTGTACGGCAGCGTCCCCGGCGGGCAGGCCCAGTACCTGCGCGTGCCCCAGGCGCAGTACGGGCCCGTCGTCGTCCCCGCGGACGGTCGCCCCGACGAGGCGTACCTGTACCTGTCGGACGTGCTCCCGACCGCGTGGCAGGCCGTCGTCAACGCCGACGTGCCCCCGGGCGGCACCGTCGTCGTCGTGGGGCTCGGGCCGATCGGGCAGATGGCCGCGCGCATCGCCCGCCACCGCGGCGCCGGGCGGGTCGTCGGGATCGACGGCGTGCCCGAGCGCCTCGCCATGGCGCAGCGGCACGGCGTCGAGACGATCGACGCCGCCGCCACCGACGACGTCGTGGCCGCCGTCAAGGACCTGACCCAGGGGCGCGGCGCCGACGGGGTCGTCGAGGCCGTCGGCATGGAGGCCCACGGGTCACCCGTCTTCGCCGCCGGGCAGAAGGTCGCCGGGCTGCTGCCCGACGCGCTCGCGCAGAAGTTCATGGAGAAGGCCGGCGTCGACCGCATGGCCGCGATGCAGACGGCCATCGGCGCGGCCCGCCGCGGCGGGACGGTCTCCGTGGTGGGCGTCTACGGCGGTGCCGTCGACCCGTTCCCGATGATGGACGTGTTCGACCGGCAGCTGACGTTCCGCTTCGGCCAGGCCAACGTGCGGCGGTGGACGGACGAGCTGCTGCCGCTCGTCACCGACGACGCGGACCCGCTCGGCGTGCTGGACCTGCGCACGCACCGGGTGCCGCTCGAGCAGGCGCCCGCCGCGTACGACATGTTCCAGCGCAAGTCCGACGGCTGCGTCAAGGTCGTCCTCGACCCCGCGGCCTGA